The following are encoded together in the Methylomonas methanica MC09 genome:
- the rsmB gene encoding 16S rRNA (cytosine(967)-C(5))-methyltransferase RsmB, giving the protein MNLRGCAAQILSRVISEGQSLTAALDNQLPKLKDHQDRAFVQAMCYGVIRHYFALDCLLGQLLEKPLKAKDGDIKALLLVGLYQLQHMRVKPHAAVSETVAATKHKPWSKGLVNAVLRRYLRDAETLSAKCASDRQAELNHPYWLIKQLQTNWPEQYRQILSANDQPPPMALRVNLRQNSRDDYLRQLNLQGISAQPVAQCPTALLLDEALNVEQLPGFSEGRVSVQDVAAQLAAGLLDAQPGDRVLDICAAPGGKTAAILERQPGLQSLLALDIDANRLQRVTDNLQRLHLRADTLAADAADPQNWAEGRQFERILLDAPCSGFGVIRRHPDIKLLRRESDIAALQELQAKILDAAWDLLVPGGILLYATCSVLKQENELQIADFLDRHSDAMELSIDAGWGMARPHGRQILTGDCQMDGFYYAKLGKAV; this is encoded by the coding sequence ATGAATTTACGCGGCTGCGCGGCTCAAATTCTGTCGCGCGTCATTAGCGAGGGCCAGTCGCTGACCGCTGCGCTGGATAACCAGCTGCCGAAACTGAAAGACCATCAGGATCGGGCATTCGTGCAGGCCATGTGTTACGGGGTAATAAGACATTACTTTGCGCTGGATTGCCTGCTCGGGCAATTACTGGAAAAGCCTTTAAAAGCCAAGGACGGCGATATCAAGGCCTTGCTGCTGGTCGGCCTTTATCAACTGCAACATATGCGGGTCAAGCCGCATGCCGCCGTTTCCGAAACCGTGGCCGCCACCAAGCACAAACCCTGGTCCAAGGGCTTGGTCAACGCCGTGCTGCGACGCTATTTGCGCGATGCCGAAACACTGAGCGCGAAATGCGCCTCCGACCGGCAAGCCGAACTCAACCACCCCTATTGGCTGATCAAACAACTGCAAACCAATTGGCCGGAGCAATACCGGCAGATTTTGTCCGCCAACGATCAACCGCCGCCCATGGCCTTACGGGTCAATCTGCGCCAAAACAGCCGCGACGACTATCTACGACAGCTTAATCTGCAAGGTATAAGCGCGCAACCGGTTGCCCAATGCCCGACAGCATTGCTATTGGACGAAGCGTTGAATGTCGAACAATTGCCCGGCTTCAGCGAAGGCCGGGTTTCGGTACAGGACGTGGCGGCGCAGCTGGCCGCCGGCTTGCTGGACGCCCAACCCGGCGATAGGGTGCTGGATATTTGCGCGGCCCCGGGCGGCAAAACCGCCGCCATTCTGGAACGGCAACCCGGTTTACAATCTCTGCTGGCCTTGGACATAGACGCCAACCGCCTGCAACGCGTCACCGATAATTTACAGCGCTTGCACCTGCGGGCCGACACGCTGGCGGCCGATGCCGCCGACCCGCAAAACTGGGCCGAGGGCCGCCAGTTCGAGCGGATTTTACTGGACGCCCCCTGCTCCGGCTTCGGCGTAATCCGCCGCCACCCGGACATCAAACTGTTGCGCCGGGAATCCGACATCGCCGCATTGCAGGAATTGCAAGCCAAAATCCTCGATGCCGCCTGGGATTTATTGGTGCCGGGCGGCATTCTGCTGTACGCCACCTGTTCGGTATTAAAACAAGAAAATGAACTGCAAATCGCCGACTTTTTAGACAGGCATTCCGACGCCATGGAACTGTCTATCGACGCCGGCTGGGGCATGGCTCGCCCGCATGGCCGGCAAATTCTCACCGGCGACTGTCAAATGGACGGTTTTTATTATGCCAAACTTGGCAAAGCCGTTTAG
- a CDS encoding TolC family protein, which translates to MRLLFKRFAVVLLTAAVVSGKAVAAASAGAFTLQQAIDFALENNPEISIMQARIDQADAQLGQALASFYPQVKASLSYQHSDNPAQAFAMIIAQRRLNFNSGDFNHPGGVDDYRPQVTATYSLFRGGQDYYLSQAAELGVETSELEKTATRHHLINNVTAAFYGYLAAEDAHELSLRSIEAVQSELDQSRVRYDAGTVLKSDVLSLEVQLAEAKDAQIQAANAIEIAKAMLKTLLGLSAEQVLTISENQSPPLPTAPAEFDVLLNQALSQHPELKAAEKRVLIAEQQLNAAQAAHLPRADAFVSYGSNSKDLAFSSNRDNVTAGVMVEVDVFSGFATQEKVKKAEHELTAARELARQMRLRVENQVKTAQLRLLEALNREQVTSVSVTAAEEALRLVKEQRNAGVVTVTRYIEAEVARDRAKTRDISARYDALRAEAELNQATGFWN; encoded by the coding sequence ATGCGATTACTTTTTAAACGCTTTGCCGTCGTCCTGCTGACGGCGGCCGTTGTGTCCGGTAAAGCCGTTGCCGCTGCGAGCGCGGGTGCATTTACTTTGCAGCAAGCGATTGATTTTGCCTTGGAAAACAATCCGGAAATCAGCATTATGCAGGCTCGCATCGATCAGGCCGACGCACAGTTAGGGCAAGCGCTGGCCAGTTTTTATCCGCAAGTGAAAGCCAGCTTGTCGTATCAGCACAGCGATAATCCTGCTCAAGCCTTTGCCATGATTATTGCCCAACGGCGGCTGAATTTTAACAGCGGAGACTTTAATCATCCCGGTGGCGTCGATGATTACCGGCCGCAGGTAACGGCGACTTATTCGCTGTTTAGGGGCGGGCAGGATTATTATTTGAGTCAGGCCGCCGAGTTGGGTGTGGAAACCTCCGAATTGGAAAAGACCGCTACCCGGCATCATTTGATCAACAACGTCACCGCTGCATTTTATGGCTATCTGGCTGCCGAGGATGCGCATGAATTAAGTCTGCGTTCCATCGAGGCCGTGCAAAGCGAGTTGGATCAAAGCCGGGTCAGATACGATGCCGGCACGGTGTTAAAGTCCGATGTGTTGTCGTTGGAAGTGCAGCTGGCGGAAGCGAAAGACGCGCAAATCCAGGCGGCCAATGCCATAGAAATAGCCAAGGCCATGCTGAAAACGCTGTTGGGCTTATCCGCGGAGCAAGTGCTTACGATCAGCGAAAACCAGAGCCCGCCGCTGCCGACCGCGCCCGCCGAATTTGATGTTTTATTAAATCAGGCACTGAGTCAACATCCGGAGCTGAAAGCCGCCGAAAAGCGCGTGTTAATAGCCGAACAGCAGCTGAATGCCGCGCAGGCAGCGCATTTACCGCGCGCGGATGCTTTTGTTAGCTATGGTTCGAATAGCAAGGATCTGGCGTTTAGCAGCAATCGGGATAACGTGACGGCCGGTGTCATGGTGGAAGTGGATGTGTTTTCCGGTTTCGCTACACAGGAAAAAGTCAAAAAAGCCGAACACGAGTTGACGGCGGCGCGTGAGCTAGCGCGCCAGATGCGATTGAGAGTGGAAAACCAGGTTAAAACCGCTCAGCTGCGGCTGCTGGAGGCGTTAAACAGGGAGCAAGTCACCTCGGTTTCGGTAACAGCCGCCGAAGAGGCACTACGCTTGGTTAAGGAACAGCGTAATGCCGGGGTGGTGACGGTGACACGCTATATCGAAGCGGAGGTGGCGCGCGATAGAGCCAAAACCCGCGATATTTCCGCCCGCTACGATGCGTTGCGCGCGGAAGCCGAATTAAATCAAGCCACCGGCTTTTGGAACTAA
- a CDS encoding alkaline phosphatase PhoX produces the protein MYKKNLILTGVLLACAQTAVAGTDVFFIPLTQSAAVAQLPNHVNELNSPWQVPAGVSYQNLTSLHEIEADPSQSTVRVPGLGDGASMTDMSAFDPTGRYIFLPHETQYGAGLTRYDRTTDKATNLFKGDMGGANGDWTNDFGALDPATWTPKNTLLLGEEWSGQGRLFEVANPMADVENGEAVIVTELESVPNVSHEGLRFNHAGTALYFVDEDRSGSIYKFVPKMKGDYSKGQSFVLKVENYSGSASAQAGAYPNHNPAERTGMASWVAITDTNGVALTTADPFNNFTRGGRLAADELGGTPYRRPEDVEVGYLKNGHEVLYFTATEELAAYSVEELGHGKAMVRLFADESTLKNVGHAATTGQINSPDNLAQDALGNIYMVEDWPNGDNVGGDIWFLRDTDGDGVAESVDHFLSLQVKGAENTGMIFNPANPTEFIINVQHPESTLNEAEGMGDATWLLDITNVIAPPCAADSDDEHEHGHGYGHNHGHHDDKHRSVKTCTHSDDTNFIHKLVKAAK, from the coding sequence ATGTATAAAAAGAATTTAATCTTGACAGGTGTGTTACTGGCGTGCGCGCAGACAGCTGTTGCGGGTACGGACGTATTTTTCATTCCGTTGACACAGTCTGCGGCTGTTGCTCAGTTACCCAACCATGTTAACGAACTGAATTCACCTTGGCAGGTGCCTGCCGGTGTCAGCTACCAAAATTTGACCAGTTTGCACGAGATCGAGGCCGATCCATCACAATCGACTGTGCGGGTCCCAGGGCTTGGCGATGGTGCTTCCATGACCGACATGAGCGCGTTTGATCCAACCGGCCGTTACATCTTTTTGCCGCATGAAACTCAATACGGCGCCGGTTTAACCCGTTACGACCGTACGACCGATAAAGCCACCAATCTGTTCAAAGGCGACATGGGCGGTGCCAACGGCGATTGGACTAACGATTTCGGTGCGCTCGACCCCGCTACCTGGACCCCGAAAAATACGCTTTTGTTAGGCGAAGAGTGGTCCGGCCAAGGCCGCTTGTTTGAAGTAGCCAATCCCATGGCGGATGTCGAAAACGGCGAAGCCGTGATCGTGACCGAATTGGAAAGCGTGCCTAATGTGTCCCACGAAGGCCTGCGTTTTAACCATGCCGGCACCGCTTTGTATTTTGTCGATGAAGACCGTTCCGGCTCAATCTACAAATTCGTGCCTAAAATGAAGGGCGATTACAGCAAAGGTCAATCCTTTGTCCTGAAAGTTGAAAACTACAGTGGCAGTGCGTCCGCCCAAGCCGGCGCCTACCCTAACCATAACCCCGCCGAGCGTACCGGTATGGCGTCATGGGTGGCGATTACCGATACCAACGGTGTTGCTTTGACCACTGCGGATCCCTTCAATAACTTTACCCGCGGTGGCCGTCTGGCTGCCGACGAATTGGGTGGCACGCCTTATCGCCGTCCTGAAGATGTCGAAGTCGGTTACCTGAAAAACGGCCACGAAGTCTTGTACTTCACCGCCACGGAAGAACTGGCGGCTTATTCGGTCGAGGAATTGGGCCACGGTAAAGCCATGGTGCGTTTGTTCGCCGATGAAAGCACCCTAAAAAACGTCGGTCATGCCGCTACCACCGGTCAAATCAATTCTCCGGACAATCTGGCTCAAGACGCTCTGGGCAACATCTATATGGTTGAAGACTGGCCGAACGGCGACAACGTCGGCGGCGACATCTGGTTCCTGCGCGACACCGATGGCGACGGCGTTGCCGAATCCGTGGATCATTTCTTGAGTTTGCAAGTTAAAGGTGCCGAGAACACCGGGATGATTTTCAATCCGGCTAACCCAACCGAGTTCATCATTAACGTTCAGCATCCCGAAAGTACCTTGAACGAAGCCGAAGGCATGGGCGACGCGACCTGGTTGTTGGATATCACCAACGTTATCGCGCCACCTTGTGCAGCGGATAGCGATGACGAGCATGAGCACGGCCACGGTTATGGCCACAATCACGGTCATCATGATGACAAACATCGTAGTGTAAAAACCTGTACCCATAGCGACGACACCAACTTTATCCATAAATTGGTCAAAGCTGCTAAATAA
- the def gene encoding peptide deformylase — MSILTILEFPDKRLRTVAEEVNQVDDNIKTLVDDMLETMYAAKGVGLAATQVNVHKRVIVMDISEDKDEPICLINPKIVEKDGEEESEEGCLSVPGFFEKVSRAEHIKVQALNRDGQSFELEARELLAVCIQHEMDHLQGKLFVDYLSAFKRNRIKAKLDKIHKQQGH, encoded by the coding sequence GTGAGCATTTTAACGATTCTGGAATTTCCCGATAAACGGTTGCGTACCGTGGCCGAGGAAGTCAACCAAGTCGACGACAACATCAAAACCCTGGTCGACGACATGCTGGAAACCATGTATGCCGCCAAAGGGGTGGGTTTGGCCGCTACGCAGGTCAATGTGCATAAACGGGTTATTGTCATGGACATCAGCGAAGACAAAGACGAACCCATTTGCCTGATCAATCCGAAAATCGTCGAAAAAGACGGCGAGGAAGAGTCGGAAGAAGGCTGTTTGTCCGTCCCCGGTTTTTTTGAAAAAGTCAGCCGCGCCGAACACATCAAGGTTCAAGCCTTAAATCGCGACGGCCAAAGCTTCGAACTGGAAGCCCGCGAGCTTCTGGCGGTCTGCATCCAGCATGAAATGGACCACCTGCAAGGCAAACTGTTCGTGGATTATTTGTCTGCCTTCAAGCGTAATCGCATCAAAGCCAAGCTGGACAAAATTCACAAACAGCAAGGCCACTAA
- the fmt gene encoding methionyl-tRNA formyltransferase has translation MRIVFAGTPDFAVPTLQAILDSDHEVCGVYTQPDRPAGRGRKLTASPVKQLAQSHQLPVYQPENFKQPEALAQLAALDADLMVVIAYGLILPQAVIDTPRLGCINVHGSLLPRWRGAAPIHRALIAGDDETGVTIMKVVKKLDAGDMLLKAACPIGATDTSSTLHDRLATLGAEALVKVLDQYQQGTVHAEPQDEALVTYAHKLEKHEAVLDWTDTAIQLDRKIRGLNAWPVAQTLFKGEVMRVWHCALTDKTGNQPPGTIDCAEHNLDVTTGDGVLRLLEIQLPGGKRIAGKDFLNAHAADGVRLGS, from the coding sequence ATGAGAATCGTTTTTGCCGGTACGCCGGATTTTGCCGTACCTACCTTACAAGCCATCTTGGATTCGGATCACGAGGTATGCGGCGTCTACACCCAACCGGATCGCCCCGCCGGCCGCGGCCGCAAACTGACGGCCAGCCCGGTCAAGCAATTGGCGCAAAGCCATCAGCTGCCGGTATATCAGCCGGAAAACTTCAAACAACCGGAAGCGCTGGCCCAATTAGCCGCGCTCGATGCCGATTTAATGGTAGTGATCGCTTACGGATTGATTTTGCCGCAAGCCGTAATCGACACGCCCCGTCTGGGCTGTATCAACGTACACGGCTCCTTGCTGCCGCGCTGGCGCGGCGCCGCACCGATACACCGGGCTCTGATAGCGGGCGACGACGAGACCGGCGTCACCATCATGAAAGTCGTGAAAAAGCTCGATGCCGGCGACATGCTGCTGAAAGCCGCATGCCCTATCGGCGCTACCGACACCTCCAGCACGCTGCACGACCGGTTGGCAACCCTGGGCGCGGAGGCCTTGGTTAAGGTGCTCGATCAATACCAACAGGGTACTGTGCACGCCGAACCGCAGGATGAGGCCCTGGTCACCTATGCGCATAAACTGGAAAAACACGAAGCCGTGCTGGACTGGACGGATACCGCCATCCAGCTGGACCGCAAAATTCGCGGTCTGAATGCTTGGCCGGTAGCGCAAACACTATTTAAGGGCGAGGTGATGCGGGTCTGGCATTGCGCTTTAACCGACAAGACCGGCAACCAGCCCCCCGGCACCATCGATTGCGCCGAACATAATCTGGATGTGACAACCGGCGACGGCGTGCTGCGCCTGTTGGAAATTCAGCTGCCCGGCGGCAAACGGATTGCCGGCAAGGACTTTCTAAATGCGCATGCCGCCGACGGCGTGCGCTTGGGATCATGA
- a CDS encoding efflux RND transporter periplasmic adaptor subunit: MSENNALFTEHKWLIPSAAIGVLLLVIFYALGILGGSEKVEPGTTVEAGQPLPAGAQVYKVGSQLTSNTLSWQGTVRSRTVAKIAPKLNARILDVLVNPGDTVKKGAVIARLDDRDLRAAYNAAMAAHAAAAAQASQAGADEKRMVDLYQKQAATRQNYDAAMAQAKAARAMASQAASAAQQAKVMLGENVLYAPFDGVISERFKDPGDMAMPGDAVVLMLKPEDLRLEAAIASHCLEQVKLGMPVTVRFDAIHQSLDAKVDEIAPEVEPQTHTQMIKVKLPLLAGLQQGQYGWLELSCQAEQQALLIPKTAVLHYGQLQAVKVVDGRQVHTRHIRTGKQFGERIEVLSGLRDGESILADSGLME; this comes from the coding sequence ATGTCAGAAAACAACGCCCTATTTACCGAACATAAATGGCTGATACCGTCCGCTGCCATTGGTGTGCTATTGCTGGTAATTTTTTATGCCTTGGGCATTTTGGGCGGTTCGGAAAAAGTAGAACCGGGCACCACGGTAGAGGCCGGGCAACCGTTGCCGGCCGGTGCGCAAGTTTATAAAGTGGGAAGCCAATTAACCTCGAATACTCTGTCCTGGCAGGGTACGGTTCGCTCCCGAACCGTGGCGAAAATAGCGCCTAAGTTGAATGCGCGCATCCTGGACGTTCTGGTCAATCCCGGCGATACGGTTAAAAAAGGTGCAGTGATAGCGCGGTTGGACGATAGAGATTTGCGTGCCGCTTATAACGCGGCCATGGCTGCACATGCCGCCGCCGCCGCACAAGCCAGTCAAGCCGGCGCGGACGAAAAGCGCATGGTCGATTTATATCAAAAACAGGCGGCCACCCGGCAAAATTACGATGCGGCCATGGCGCAGGCCAAGGCGGCGCGCGCCATGGCCAGTCAGGCTGCCAGCGCCGCGCAGCAGGCCAAGGTGATGCTGGGGGAAAATGTGCTGTACGCGCCGTTTGATGGCGTGATCAGCGAGCGCTTCAAAGACCCCGGCGATATGGCCATGCCCGGCGATGCGGTGGTTTTGATGCTCAAGCCGGAGGATTTGCGTCTGGAAGCGGCCATCGCCAGCCATTGTCTGGAGCAAGTCAAGCTGGGTATGCCGGTAACGGTGCGCTTCGATGCCATTCATCAGTCGCTTGACGCTAAAGTGGATGAAATAGCCCCGGAAGTCGAGCCGCAGACGCATACCCAGATGATTAAAGTTAAGTTGCCGCTGTTGGCCGGATTGCAGCAAGGCCAGTATGGTTGGTTGGAATTGAGTTGCCAGGCCGAACAGCAGGCGTTGTTGATTCCCAAAACCGCCGTGTTGCATTACGGTCAATTGCAGGCCGTCAAAGTCGTCGATGGCCGGCAGGTGCATACCCGGCATATTCGTACCGGCAAGCAGTTCGGCGAGCGGATCGAAGTGTTGTCCGGTTTGCGCGACGGCGAATCCATTTTAGCTGACAGTGGGTTGATGGAATGA
- a CDS encoding glutathione S-transferase family protein: MKLYDIALSGNCYKIRLFCGLLGLEYQTVAVNLMTGEHKQPAFLTINPRGQVPVLEDEGRLIWDSTAILTYLARKYGEPHWLPIQAEELANVMQWLALAQNELLYGLARARAVKLFSRPWDLAQSQELGKAGLQVMETHLPEHDWLANDRVSIADIACYPYVALAPQGDIPLSDFPNIRRWLAGIQRLPGYIGMAGI, translated from the coding sequence ATGAAACTGTATGACATCGCACTGTCCGGTAACTGTTACAAGATTCGTTTGTTTTGCGGTTTGCTGGGGCTGGAATACCAAACGGTTGCCGTAAACCTGATGACGGGAGAGCACAAGCAACCGGCCTTTCTCACTATCAACCCACGCGGCCAAGTGCCTGTTCTGGAAGATGAGGGCCGGCTGATTTGGGATTCGACCGCGATTCTGACCTATCTGGCGCGTAAGTACGGCGAGCCGCATTGGTTGCCCATTCAGGCGGAAGAACTGGCAAATGTCATGCAATGGCTGGCATTGGCGCAAAATGAATTGCTGTATGGTTTGGCTAGGGCGCGGGCGGTCAAATTGTTTTCCCGGCCGTGGGACTTAGCGCAAAGTCAGGAACTCGGCAAGGCCGGCTTGCAAGTGATGGAAACGCATTTACCCGAGCACGACTGGCTGGCAAACGACCGGGTCAGTATTGCCGATATAGCCTGTTACCCCTATGTTGCGCTGGCGCCGCAGGGCGATATCCCGTTAAGCGACTTTCCGAATATCCGTCGATGGCTGGCCGGTATACAGCGGTTGCCCGGTTATATCGGCATGGCGGGGATTTAA
- a CDS encoding endonuclease/exonuclease/phosphatase family protein, with translation MELSLLTLNLHTYQQHSRHCCFETMHHHEREVHIIAEAIAHLNIDVICFQEVGEYMHDPITHPYGESPSNMAFRVCNKLRHWGRWYHIHQDWSHIGFYRWREGTAILSRYPMHHNYSAYVSNDRRKDNYMSRNITVSCIDVPWFGLLHVANVHLSWAHHGFFEEYARSKQLIESRRHFGVRADLIVGDFNAPAGEHAYNHIVGNAEYVDQFYECHPRRFHEPSYHGRIDGWEYGPPKRIDHIFKRNGQPLRIRTMDIIFNDTFYPVVSDHFGYVARFELF, from the coding sequence ATGGAACTGTCACTACTCACATTAAATCTGCACACCTACCAGCAACATTCCCGGCATTGCTGCTTCGAAACCATGCATCATCACGAACGCGAGGTGCATATCATCGCCGAGGCTATTGCCCACCTGAACATTGATGTGATTTGTTTTCAGGAAGTGGGCGAATATATGCACGACCCGATAACCCATCCCTATGGCGAGTCGCCTTCCAATATGGCGTTTAGAGTTTGCAATAAACTACGCCATTGGGGACGCTGGTATCACATTCATCAGGACTGGAGCCATATCGGCTTTTACCGCTGGCGGGAAGGTACCGCCATCTTGAGCCGTTACCCCATGCACCACAATTATTCGGCCTACGTGTCCAACGACCGCCGTAAAGACAATTACATGTCGCGGAATATCACCGTGTCTTGCATCGACGTGCCCTGGTTCGGCCTGCTGCATGTCGCCAATGTGCATTTGAGCTGGGCGCACCATGGCTTTTTCGAGGAATACGCGCGATCGAAACAACTGATCGAGTCGCGCCGGCATTTCGGCGTCCGCGCGGATTTAATCGTCGGTGATTTTAACGCACCGGCCGGCGAGCACGCCTACAACCATATCGTCGGCAACGCCGAGTATGTGGACCAGTTTTACGAATGCCATCCGCGCAGGTTCCACGAGCCCAGTTACCATGGCCGGATAGACGGTTGGGAATACGGACCGCCCAAACGAATCGACCATATTTTCAAACGTAACGGGCAGCCGCTCAGAATCCGAACCATGGACATTATCTTTAACGACACGTTCTATCCCGTTGTGTCCGATCATTTCGGCTACGTCGCCCGGTTTGAGCTGTTTTGA
- a CDS encoding DUF4390 domain-containing protein, whose amino-acid sequence MPNLAKPFSLGLFLCLSLWPFFSAADPYSAIIRQAGLIETGSDLQVQARIDYRLSPTAKEALHKGVPLTWVVDINIRKTGRIWDSTLYSREQRYQMQYHALLNQYEVVTPDDEGEMFLSLNAAMNFMANLHDDIRLAADSFQPGQHYYLAIKCRFDREALPVPLRPFAYLDTQWYLSSDWTLWPIQK is encoded by the coding sequence ATGCCAAACTTGGCAAAGCCGTTTAGCCTCGGCCTGTTTCTGTGCCTGAGCCTCTGGCCCTTTTTCAGTGCGGCGGATCCTTATTCCGCCATCATCCGTCAAGCGGGTTTAATCGAAACCGGTTCCGACCTGCAAGTACAGGCCCGCATCGATTACCGGCTTAGCCCGACCGCCAAGGAAGCCCTGCATAAAGGCGTGCCGCTGACCTGGGTAGTCGATATAAATATCCGTAAAACCGGCCGTATCTGGGACAGCACCCTGTATAGCCGGGAGCAACGTTACCAAATGCAATATCACGCCTTATTGAATCAATATGAAGTGGTGACACCGGACGACGAAGGCGAAATGTTTTTAAGCCTGAATGCCGCGATGAACTTTATGGCCAACTTGCACGACGACATTCGCTTGGCCGCCGACTCATTTCAGCCCGGCCAGCACTATTACTTGGCGATAAAATGCCGGTTCGACCGCGAGGCACTGCCGGTTCCGCTGCGACCGTTTGCTTACCTGGACACCCAATGGTATCTCTCCAGTGACTGGACACTATGGCCTATTCAAAAATAA
- a CDS encoding TVP38/TMEM64 family protein, which produces MSITKSKNLALILPAFLVITFYFSDQLTLEAFKDHKSLIAAFITQNYVLSVILFFLSCVVFVNSPVPFAAVIKMLSGFFFGFYMGAIYNIAATLLACAVGFGISRYAFKDLFERLYYDRLKTLEADIEENGFYYFLSLRLVMVVPYFLINILAGISRISFKKYLLSSALGVMPASLVYANGGNKLEHINSIDELFSPGVIASVLLIALMSLSPLLLKKYRYAKQ; this is translated from the coding sequence ATGTCCATTACAAAATCCAAAAACCTGGCTTTAATACTGCCGGCATTTTTAGTTATCACCTTTTATTTTTCGGATCAGTTAACCCTGGAGGCGTTTAAGGATCATAAGTCGCTGATTGCCGCTTTCATCACCCAGAACTACGTTTTGTCGGTAATCCTGTTCTTCCTGTCCTGCGTTGTGTTTGTCAATTCGCCGGTTCCGTTTGCCGCCGTCATCAAAATGCTCAGCGGTTTTTTCTTCGGTTTTTACATGGGGGCTATTTACAATATCGCCGCCACCCTTCTGGCCTGTGCGGTGGGATTCGGTATCAGCCGCTATGCGTTCAAGGACTTGTTCGAACGGCTGTATTACGACCGATTGAAGACGCTTGAAGCCGATATTGAGGAAAACGGTTTTTATTATTTCCTGTCGCTACGACTAGTGATGGTGGTGCCGTATTTTTTAATCAATATACTGGCCGGTATTTCCCGGATTTCCTTTAAAAAATACCTGTTGAGCAGCGCGCTGGGGGTCATGCCGGCCTCGCTAGTGTATGCCAATGGCGGCAACAAGCTGGAGCATATCAACTCGATCGACGAGCTGTTCAGCCCGGGGGTTATCGCGTCTGTTTTATTGATTGCGCTGATGTCCCTATCGCCGCTGTTGCTGAAAAAATACCGCTACGCAAAGCAGTAA